A segment of the Planctomycetota bacterium genome:
ACCGGCCGTGCCACACGAGTCGCGTTTCGCGCCTTCACCAAGTGCCAGAAAATCCTGGCGCACCCGAGGCCCTGAGCCGCAACGAAACTCATTGGCCGCCACGCGCCCCTCTTCTATAATGGGGGCCATGGACCTTCTGCGGCTGGCACACCCCTGGGTCGTCGCCGTCATCCTCCCCGTCTGGGCGATCCTCGCATGGCCGGCTTTGCGTTCTTCACCCCGTCGCCCCGGCGCCCTCGGGCGCGCCGTCCTCGCCTGCCTGGCGACGGGACTGCTCCTCGCCGCCCTCGCCGGACCCGCCTTCCGCGTCTCCGCACCAGGGGCTGCCGCCGTCTGCATCCTCCAGGACGTCTCGCCCAGCATGGCCCTGGCGCGAGGCCCGACGCCGCCCGCCGAGGAACTGGCGCGCTCGGTCGCCGCCTTCCCGGCGGTCCCCGTCGGCCTTGTCCGGTTCGACGCCGCCGCCGACCTCAGAATCCGCCCCGGATCCGCCCCGGCGGAGAAACTCGCCTCGCCTGCCGGGTTCCCTCCCGATAGACCCACGGCCACCGGCGCCGACGCAACCGACGTCGCCGCCGGACTCGAGGCCGCCTCGCTCGCCCTGCCCGACGCCCGCGGCATCGTCGTCCTCTACACCGACGCCCGCGAGACCCGCGGAGACGCCGTCCGCGCCGCCACACGCCTCGCCGCACGCGGCATCCAGGTCCACGCCGTCCTCCCGACCCTCGTTGCCGTGAGCGACGTGCGCCTCGCCGCCCTCGACGCGCCGCCCCGCGCCGAAAGCGGCGTCCCCGTCGCGATCCGCCTTCGCCTCGTCTCCACGCGCCCGGCTCCGCCAGGGCAAAGCCAGGCTTCGCCGTGGCGACGCCCGGCCGACGTGACCGTCCGCCTCGAACGCCTGCCCCTCGGCGACGCTCCGGCCGCCGACTGGCAACGCCGCGTCCGCGTCGAGCCCGGCGTCGGCGCCGAACTGCTCTTCGAGGACACGCCGCCCGCCGAAGGCGATTGGACCTACACCGCCCAAATCGCCGACGACTCCGATGCCGTCCCCGAAAATAACCGCGCCTCCTGCGTCGTTCGCGTCGGAGAGCCCCGAACCGTGCTCTACGTTTACTCCGGCCCCGCGCCCGGCCCGATCTTCGATCTCCTCAGAAAACACGGCCTACGGGCGACGGCCGCCCGCGCCGAGGAAGGCCTTGCGCTCCCCGGCGCCGGCGCCGCCACCGTCATCCTCGACAACGTCTCCGCCTGGACGCTCGGCCGGGAATCCGCCCGGCGACTCGCCGACCTCGTCGGTCGCGGCGGCCTGGGACTCCTGGTGATCGGCGGCGACGCCGCTTTTGCGGCCGGCGGCTACGGCGACTCGCCCATCGAAGACGTCCTCCCCGTCTCCAGCCGCACCGGCCGGCGGCCGCCCCTCGAAATGGTCCTCGTGATAGATTCAAGCGGCTCCATGAATGAAACCGTCGGCGAGGGCCCCGGCGCCCCGCGCAAGATCACCCTCGCCAAGCAGGCCGTCCTCGCGCTCCGCGCCGCCCTCGCGCCCGCCGACCGCGTCGGCATCGTCGCCTTCGCCGGCCAGCCGCGCACCGTTTCGCCCCTCGTCCCCGCCTCCGAATGGGAAACCCTGCGCGGCCGCCTGGTGTCCCTCGAGGCGGGCGGCGGCACCCGCGTCACCCCCGCCCTGGCGGGCGCCCTCGACCTCCTCCCGCCGGCCGGCGCCGGCGAAAACCAACCCGTTCGCCACCTTCTTCTCCTCAGCGACGGCCGCAGCCGGGACTTCGACCTTCCGCTTCTCATCGGCCGCTGCCGCGAGCGCAGCGTCAGCGTCTCCGCCGTCGCCACCGGCGCCGACGCCGACCTCGAGAGCCTCGGACGACTCGCCCGGGAAACCGGCGGCCGGCTCTACCGCTCCACGGACCTGGCGCGCCTCGCCGAAATGTTCCTCAAGGACCTCACCTGGGCCCGCGGCGAAGGACTCACCGAAGGCGTTTTCCCCGCCGCCTGGCGCGACCCGCAGCCCGTCTGGCGGCGACC
Coding sequences within it:
- a CDS encoding VWA domain-containing protein, giving the protein MDLLRLAHPWVVAVILPVWAILAWPALRSSPRRPGALGRAVLACLATGLLLAALAGPAFRVSAPGAAAVCILQDVSPSMALARGPTPPAEELARSVAAFPAVPVGLVRFDAAADLRIRPGSAPAEKLASPAGFPPDRPTATGADATDVAAGLEAASLALPDARGIVVLYTDARETRGDAVRAATRLAARGIQVHAVLPTLVAVSDVRLAALDAPPRAESGVPVAIRLRLVSTRPAPPGQSQASPWRRPADVTVRLERLPLGDAPAADWQRRVRVEPGVGAELLFEDTPPAEGDWTYTAQIADDSDAVPENNRASCVVRVGEPRTVLYVYSGPAPGPIFDLLRKHGLRATAARAEEGLALPGAGAATVILDNVSAWTLGRESARRLADLVGRGGLGLLVIGGDAAFAAGGYGDSPIEDVLPVSSRTGRRPPLEMVLVIDSSGSMNETVGEGPGAPRKITLAKQAVLALRAALAPADRVGIVAFAGQPRTVSPLVPASEWETLRGRLVSLEAGGGTRVTPALAGALDLLPPAGAGENQPVRHLLLLSDGRSRDFDLPLLIGRCRERSVSVSAVATGADADLESLGRLARETGGRLYRSTDLARLAEMFLKDLTWARGEGLTEGVFPAAWRDPQPVWRRPGPTLPAVTACNVTRPKEGASIPWETAGTEIGTVPLLAVWRRGLGKAAAMPWPAGLAGGAWTADDGLGRYLREILAWLEGPASPAGWSARVLDRDGRWWVRVEQRNVPNGAGPPAQHPAEGASSAVAATPLRFSAALFEAGAPGARQVALEAVEPGAAEADLGKRTARGATLIVHSGDEGGERMTLALPGLPPREYERFGVDRTLLERIVTAGGGKIHENPESLAEAVRQAETRHYMPVGIHLVWAAAAVVVGLVLGRLLGRL